AGACCATGGTTACGGTTATCAAACGTTGTATGCACACCTGTCTAGAATGGCTGTTACGCAGGGAACACTCTTAGAGCGCGATCGCGTTGTAGGCTTTCTAGGCAATACAGGGCGTTCTAGCGGACCACATCTCCACTATGGTGTTTATCGCAATGGACATGCGGTCGATCCAAAGGCTTATCTGAACTAAATCCATTTTGATTGATAAGGACAAACGTCATGTTTGGGCGAAAGCAAACCACTTCGTTGACCTATCTCAGTGCCACCAGTGAATTTCAAGGCACCCTCAATGTCGAAGGTAATCTGCGTGTGGATGGCATTATTCACGGAACGGTTGAAGTGCGTGGGGATATGGAGATTTCCCAGTCTGGACTAGTAGAGGGTCCAGAGTTGCGGGCACGCAATTTAGTGGTGCATGGGGTTGTTAAAGCAAGAGTGATTGCCGAAGGTCGGTTGACCCTATCTCGGAGTGCCCGCTTGGAAGGAGATGTGACGGCTAACTCGCTAGATATCGAAGCTGGAGCCTTTTATGTTGGGTACATCTCAACCAATGATTCTAAAACCTTACCGGGCACAGGGCGATTGCCAGAGCTAATGGGTGGAGATAAGGAATAGGAAGAAAGAAAAAAGAAGAGAGAAGAGGGAAAAAGGAAGGCTAGGGAGAAAGGAGGAGGTTAATTGTCAACTGTCAATTGTTAATAGGCTTTAGCCCTCGGCTGTTAACGATTGACCATTGACCACTGACGATTGACCATTGACCACTGACGATTGACCATTGACCACTGACGATTGACCACTGTTAATAGGTTTTAGCCCTCGGCTGTTAACGATTGACCATTGACCACTGACGATTGACGATTGACCACTGTTAATAGGCTTTAGCCCTCGGCTGTTAACGATTGACCACTGACCACTGACGATTGACTACTGACCAATGCCCCTAATGTAAACCAATCAATCTTTTAAGAGAATTCCAAAGGCGAGAGAGAAACGTTTGAATGGGACTAGAAGGCGATCGCGGTTTGAGTTTTTGACGAATAAAGATAGAACTATTGAGGGGAGGCAGCAGTCCAGCGATCGCGGAGATTTCGTATAAGGTATATTCACCGCTCTTACCTGGAATCTCGACCTGCCATTGCTGTTTGACCGACACCAGATCTTTAACCTGGGCGTAGGTTTCCTCGGAAATCAATAGGGTTGTCCCCAAGGTTTTGTTAGCTGCTTCAATTCGACTGGCAAAGTTGACCGCATCTCCGATCGCGGTCATCCGTTGGCTCTGGAGGGAAGCTCCAACTGCACCAATCACAACGTTGCCGTAATGAATGCCAATCCCGATTCTTAACTGCCGATGATAGAGGCTATCAAGGTAAGCGTTGAGGCGTTGCATGGCTTTTTGCATTTCGACCCCTGCCATAACGGCTCTTTCGGCGGCGCGATCGCTACTATCCACCCCAAACAACGCCATCAACCCGTCACCCATGTAGTTATTGATGATGCCACCGTATCGCTCAATTACTCGTCCCATGCGCTTAAAGTATCGATTCAGCACGTAAATCACGTCATAGGCGGGCAAGGCTTCAGAAAAGGTAGTGAATCCGCGCAGATCAGCGAACAGAACGGCGAGTTGTTTTTCTTCACCGATGGAAGTTAGTTTTGTCTTACTGTTGACCTGCTGGTCAATCATTTCAATATCTTCGACATCGAGAGCTAAACGGCGTACAGTGACTCTGCCTTCGCCACAAACCTGAGTTTGACAGGCTAAGCGAATGCGGGAGTCAAACTGTAACCGTTTGGCGAGGGATTCTTCTGCATCATTGCGAGGGGCGCAGTGTTCGAGCCCCTCCAAAACCCAAACTCGGCAGGTCGAGCAACGAGCACTGCCACCGCAGACATGGGTGTGAGGGATGCCCGCACAGAGTGATGATTCCAGAATGGTTTCTGTCTCAGCAACCTGAACCAGTTGTTCGTCCGGTAAGTAGTAGATGTCCGGCATGGGGGATCACGATGGAGGTAATAGGGTTAAATGCAGGGCTGATGGCGGGTGAGCAACGAAAAACGACAGAACGAAGATATGTGGATTCATCTTTCATCCTTATATCTAGATCAGCATCTCTTGAAGGTTGTCATCCGGAAATTAGCAATCACCGCCGTAGAGTGCTAAATTCGGGTAGGTGAACTCAACTGTGGGCAATGTCTAAGATTGTTGTTTTTAAAGAAGAATCCCGGCAGGCACTGGAACGCGGTGTCAATGCCCTGGCTGATGCGGTGCGGATTACACTCGGACCCAAGGGGCGCAACGTTGTGCTCGAAGCCAAATATGGTGCTCCTCAAATTGTGAATGATGGCATTACGATCGCCAAAGAAATTGAGTTAGAAGATCCCCTGGAAAATACAGGGGCTCAACTCATCCGCGAAGTTGCCTCAAAAACAAAGGATTTGGCTGGGGATGGTACTACCACCGCAACGGTATTGGCTCAGGCGATGATCCGCGAAGGATTAAAAAATGTCGCCGCCGGGACGAATCCGGTGAATCTGCGACGTGGCATCGACAAGACGATCGCCAAACTCGTCGAAGGGATTCAGTCAATCGCGAAACCGATCGAAGGCAATGCGATCGCCCAGGTGGCAACCGTCTCAGCCGGCAGCGACGAAGAAATTGGAGCCATGATCGCGGAGGCAATGGATAAAGTCGGTCGCGATGGAGTTATTACGGTTGAAGAATCTAAATCCCTGGCGACAGATTTAGAAGTGGTTGAAGGAATGCAGTTTGACCGGGGTTACATCTCGCCCTATTTCGTCACCGATACCGACCGCATGATCTGCGACCTGGAAAACGTGCGGATTTTGTTGACCGACAAAAAAATTAGCAATATTGCCGACCTCGTTCCCACGTTGGAAAAAATTGCTCGTGCGGGGCAGCCATTGCTAATTATTGCGGAAGATATCGAAGGCGAAGCACTGGCGACTCTCGTAGTGAACCGTTTGCGCGGTGTACTGAATGTAGTTGCGGTTAAAGCACCCAGTTTTGGTGAACGTCGCAAAGCCGTTCTGCAAGATATTGCTGTCTTGACTGGAGGACAACTGATTTCTGAAGAAATTGGGCTTAGCCTCGACATGGTGAGTTTGGAGATGCTGGGGGTCGCCCGCAAAATCACCATCACCAAAGACGACACCACGATTGTGGCGGATGCCCCTGATAAAGTGGCATTAGAAAAGCGGGTCGCTCAGATTCGCCAGGAATTAGCCCGGACTGACTCCGACTACGACACGGAAAAGCTGCAAGAACGCTTGGCAAAGCTGACAGGTGGCGTTGCCGTGATCAAAGTAGGAGCCGCAACCGAAACTGAGCTAAAAGATCGCAAACTGCGAATTGAAGATGCTCTGAATGCGACCAAAGCTGCTGTTGAGGAGGGCATTGTTCCTGGCGGTGGCACAACGCTGATTCACCTGGGACAACAACTGAAAGACTTCAAAGCCGGACTCACAACCGAAGAGCAAATTGGTGCAGATATTGTCATCAGAGCGTTAGAAGCTCCGCTGCGTCAAATTGCTGAAAACGCTGGTGTTGAAGGTTCAGTTGTGGTTGAGAAAGTGCGGGATCTGGAGTTTAATGTGGGCTTCAACGCATTGAACAACCAATACGAAGACCTGATTGTTGCAGGGATTATCGACCCTGCTAAGGTAGTTCGTTCAGCGTTGCAGGATGCTGGCTCGGTTGCCGCTATGGTGCTCACCACTGAGGTATTGGTGGTTGAAAAACCTGAACCTAAACCCGCTGGTGGTGCGCCTGACATGGGTGGCATGGGCGGCATGGGCGGTATGGGTGGTATGGGCATGGGCGGTATGGGTATGGGTGGCATGGGTATGGGTGGAATGATGTAATCTCCTACCCGTCCTCATTCCCATTTCCGTCAGAGGGGCAAAGCACTCGGCAGCAAGATTGCAGTTAATTGCAAGGTTGTTGTCAGTATGCTTTGCTCAGTTTCCCCAGTCCGCCGAGACGGACTACGACAGGGTGAGGAACTATCTTTACGAATAGGACTTATGCCCTTGAAGCCTAAAACTTTGATCTCCCCCCGCCCCTCTCAAAAAGGGAATTTCTAGAATCCCCAATTCTAAGTACTGTGATTCACAGATAGGGTTTGGAAATAAAATCAGGGGGGTGTAGGGGCTTCGCCCCCAGTCAGGGGTTCCACCCCTGCACCCCAAATTCCCACCCTTTATTGACGACGAGTTGTACTCAGGATCGTGAATTAAATAACCTGAAAAACGGCACCCCCATGTACGGGCGCGGCATTCGGCAGAGGGTTCTGAAACGATGGCAAGGGCTTTTGACCGAATGCTACGCCCCTACGCCAGGAATTACACCTTAATCAATTCGCGATCCTAAGGGAGTTTGGGGATCTAACTGCGTAAGTCATGACGAAGTAGAAAAAGGGACTAAACTGCTGCAACCCGATTTACCTGACTCGTGAATTCTAAATGCCCACAAGGTTTACACAAAGCCATAGGATTTCAGCCTATTAGTGCTTCAATTCCCCAGAAATCACCGTTAATATGGCAGATCATTCCCAGTACCCCTTAACCCATGACGACTGCCAAAATTCTCGCCTTTGCCGGAAGTGCCCGTAAAGATTCCCTCAATAAGAAACTAGTAAAAATTGCGGCTGAAGGAGCCAGAGCCGCTGGTGCAGAAGTCACCTCTCTAGACTTTCGTGACCTGCCCTTGCCACTCTATGATGAGGATTTGGAGGCGGCTGAAGGCTTACCAGAGAACGCTCTCAAACTCAAAGCGTTGATGAAAGAACATCATGGGTTTCTGATTGCTTGCCCAGAATATAACAGTTCAATCACTCCATTGCTCAAGAATGCGATTGATTGGGCATCGCGTCGTGAACCGGACGAACCCTGGTTGGCGTGCTTTCAAGGAAAGGTTGCAGTGCTGATGAGTGCTTCTCCAGGTGGGTTAGGCGGGTTGCGAGGGTTGGTTCACGTCCGTTCCATTCTGGGCAATATTGGTGTTATCGTGCTGCCAGATCAGAAGGCGATCGGTAATGCGGGTCAAGCCTTTGATGAAAACGGTAATTTGCAGGATGAATCACAACAGACTGAGGTTTTGCAACTGGGCAGCAAACTTGCATCGATAACCGCCAAATTAATTTGAGCGGTGAAATGTGGGAGAATCTGTACGAATATTTGCAGTTGAGTATGCGGGCAGTATAGCCCTGTGATTCGTAATGGTTTCTCCCACTGAATTACTGTGGGCTTTAATCGGCTTAATCCTGACGATTGGTGGCACCTTTTTGGAGGCGTTTATCACCAATCCACCCTGGAGTTGGGGTAATCAGGGACTCCAGGCACAGTCTCTGGGCGTCACTTACCAGATTGGGGCAGTCTTGCTGGTGGGGTGTATGGGTGGCAAAACGGCAGCTGCCATTGCCCAAGTAGCCTACCTGCTGTTAGGGTTAACCTGGTTTAATGTGTTTACCCAGGGGGGTGGAGTTGATTACATTCATCGCCCCAGCTTCGGTTATCTGTTGGGGTTTATTCCCGGTGCCTGGGTCTGTGGTATGGTCGCCTTTCGAGTGCCCCCTCGTTTGGAGTCACTGGCTTTTAGTTGCCTGTGTGGGTTGCTGTCGGTTCATCTGGTCGGGATTGTTTACCTCGTGCTGGGCTATAACGGGGGGTGGCTTAACGCTCCTAATCTGACGCTATGGCAAGCGATCGCCACTTATTCTTTGAACCCGTTGCCAGGACAGTTGGCGATCGCCTGTGCCGTCACAGTTATTTCCTTCGCCCTGCGCCATCTCA
The window above is part of the Oscillatoria sp. FACHB-1407 genome. Proteins encoded here:
- a CDS encoding bactofilin family protein: MFGRKQTTSLTYLSATSEFQGTLNVEGNLRVDGIIHGTVEVRGDMEISQSGLVEGPELRARNLVVHGVVKARVIAEGRLTLSRSARLEGDVTANSLDIEAGAFYVGYISTNDSKTLPGTGRLPELMGGDKE
- a CDS encoding adenylate/guanylate cyclase domain-containing protein is translated as MPDIYYLPDEQLVQVAETETILESSLCAGIPHTHVCGGSARCSTCRVWVLEGLEHCAPRNDAEESLAKRLQFDSRIRLACQTQVCGEGRVTVRRLALDVEDIEMIDQQVNSKTKLTSIGEEKQLAVLFADLRGFTTFSEALPAYDVIYVLNRYFKRMGRVIERYGGIINNYMGDGLMALFGVDSSDRAAERAVMAGVEMQKAMQRLNAYLDSLYHRQLRIGIGIHYGNVVIGAVGASLQSQRMTAIGDAVNFASRIEAANKTLGTTLLISEETYAQVKDLVSVKQQWQVEIPGKSGEYTLYEISAIAGLLPPLNSSIFIRQKLKPRSPSSPIQTFLSRLWNSLKRLIGLH
- the groL gene encoding chaperonin GroEL (60 kDa chaperone family; promotes refolding of misfolded polypeptides especially under stressful conditions; forms two stacked rings of heptamers to form a barrel-shaped 14mer; ends can be capped by GroES; misfolded proteins enter the barrel where they are refolded when GroES binds) translates to MSKIVVFKEESRQALERGVNALADAVRITLGPKGRNVVLEAKYGAPQIVNDGITIAKEIELEDPLENTGAQLIREVASKTKDLAGDGTTTATVLAQAMIREGLKNVAAGTNPVNLRRGIDKTIAKLVEGIQSIAKPIEGNAIAQVATVSAGSDEEIGAMIAEAMDKVGRDGVITVEESKSLATDLEVVEGMQFDRGYISPYFVTDTDRMICDLENVRILLTDKKISNIADLVPTLEKIARAGQPLLIIAEDIEGEALATLVVNRLRGVLNVVAVKAPSFGERRKAVLQDIAVLTGGQLISEEIGLSLDMVSLEMLGVARKITITKDDTTIVADAPDKVALEKRVAQIRQELARTDSDYDTEKLQERLAKLTGGVAVIKVGAATETELKDRKLRIEDALNATKAAVEEGIVPGGGTTLIHLGQQLKDFKAGLTTEEQIGADIVIRALEAPLRQIAENAGVEGSVVVEKVRDLEFNVGFNALNNQYEDLIVAGIIDPAKVVRSALQDAGSVAAMVLTTEVLVVEKPEPKPAGGAPDMGGMGGMGGMGGMGMGGMGMGGMGMGGMM
- a CDS encoding NADPH-dependent FMN reductase, producing the protein MTTAKILAFAGSARKDSLNKKLVKIAAEGARAAGAEVTSLDFRDLPLPLYDEDLEAAEGLPENALKLKALMKEHHGFLIACPEYNSSITPLLKNAIDWASRREPDEPWLACFQGKVAVLMSASPGGLGGLRGLVHVRSILGNIGVIVLPDQKAIGNAGQAFDENGNLQDESQQTEVLQLGSKLASITAKLI
- a CDS encoding biotin transporter BioY, translating into MVSPTELLWALIGLILTIGGTFLEAFITNPPWSWGNQGLQAQSLGVTYQIGAVLLVGCMGGKTAAAIAQVAYLLLGLTWFNVFTQGGGVDYIHRPSFGYLLGFIPGAWVCGMVAFRVPPRLESLAFSCLCGLLSVHLVGIVYLVLGYNGGWLNAPNLTLWQAIATYSLNPLPGQLAIACAVTVISFALRHLMFY